A stretch of Megalobrama amblycephala isolate DHTTF-2021 linkage group LG14, ASM1881202v1, whole genome shotgun sequence DNA encodes these proteins:
- the LOC125244800 gene encoding zinc finger BED domain-containing protein 5-like, with amino-acid sequence MPADLLAVLNDTVKLVNFIKACPLNSRIFTLLCNEMGSEHKSLLLHTEVRWLSRGKVLTRLFELRHELQQFFEENPFHLASSMHDEDFLKRLAYLADIFSALNELNLSLQGVSVTVFNTQDRIEAMIKRLRFWVSCVSGNTHLCFPTLHEFLGENDVDLGEHVKSLIIEHLNQLAEHLRKHFPPMDTSRAWIRNPFEVSLPIPQLSFHKQEQLIELSSDGALQLQFKQKPLVDFWTESLTSYTVLAKKALRVLMPFATTYLCEAGFSAMAAVKTKYRQRLDDVENELRLKLSSIAPNFGELCAKMQAHPSH; translated from the coding sequence ATGCCAGCTGATCTACTTGCAGTGCTGAACGACACAGTCAAACTGGTGAACTTCATTAAAGCTTGTCCGCTAAATTCACGAATATTCACACTGTTATGTAATGAGATGGGCAGTGAACACAAATCACTGCTGCTGCACACAGAGGTGCGTTGGCTGTCCCGCGGCAAAGTGCTGACAAGGCTCTTTGAACTCCGGCACGAATTGCAGCAGTTTTTTGAGGAGAATCCGTTTCATTTGGCCtccagtatgcatgacgaagaTTTTCTGAAAAGGCTCGCCTATCTAGCGGACATCTTCTCAGCTCTGAATGAACTCAATCTAAGTCTGCAGGGAGTCAGTGTAACTGTGTTCAATACACAAGACAGGATTGAGGCCATGATAAAGAGGCTACGGTTCTGGGTGAGTTGTGTGAGTGGGAACACACACCTGTGTTTCCCTACGCTTCACGAGTTCTTGGGGGAAAATGACGTGGACCTGGGTGAGCATGTAAAAAGTCTCATAATTGAACACCTCAACCAACTCGCCGAGCATCTACGGAAACACTTCCCACCTATGGACACATCTCGCGCTTGGATTCGCAATCCATTTGAAGTTTCCCTGCCCATCCCACAGCTGTCATTTCACAAGCAGGAGCAGCTGATCGAGCTGTCATCTGATGGAGCACTGCAGTTACAGTTCAAACAAAAGCCACTTGTGGATTTTTGGACCGAGTCACTGACATCATACACAGTCTTGGCAAAGAAAGCCTTGAGAGTTTTGATGCCCTTTGCCACAACTTATCTCTGCGAGGCTGGTTTCTCTGCTATGGCAGCAGTTAAAACTAAATATCGGCAAAGACTGGATGATGTTGAGAACGAATTGAGGCTTAAACTGTCTTCCATTGCGCCAAACTTCGGAGAGCTTTGTGCCAAGATGCAAGCCCACCCGTCACATTAA